AGTTTGAGCTGGCGGCGAGGGGGCATGACGAAAGGGCCAGGCTGCCGCGGCACCACCGGATATGACCAGGCAGGCCAACAGGAAACGTTTCGTACTCATAGCGGCAAGGCTCCGCAGCGACCTGTTCAGAACGGCCTTGTTCCGCAGTCACGCACACGCATTCATTCGTGGCAGCTATGTCCCGCGCCGCTCACGCTCGCCGACCAGCAGCGAGAATAATGATCCTGCTCTGTTATCGACCGGGACGGACCCGCGATTTCAGCCGATTGCCACTCGCTCGGGCGACTCCTACGCGAGGTAAGGCTTGCCAGCAGAAATTGAGTACAGCCGGCAGAGCTTTACAGGTCGCCGGCAAATGGCTGCACAAGCGGTGCGAGAAAGGCGTAGGCCTGGGCGGCAGCAGTGGGGGCTTCGTGGCTGTGGCGACTTAATTCCACGTGTACGCCGCCCCGATAATTGGTGCGACCGAGAGCGGCCAAGATGGGAGGGAACTCCATTTCCCCCTCGCCGAACATCAGGTGCTCGTGCACTCCCGCCCGCATGTCCTCGACATGCACATTGACGATTCGCGAACTCCAGCGGGCGATGTAATCGGCGATGGGGACTTCGCCCTGGCAATACAAATGCCCCAGGTCGAGCGTGACTTGCAGCCGCGGTGAATCGACCCACTCGAGCAGCCGCTGAAAGCGACTCATAGAGTCGATGAACATGCCGGGCTCGGGTTCGAAGCCGATATCGACTTGCAACAGTTCGGCAATGGGAATGAGCGTGGCCAAACTTGCAGCCAAGCGATCGAGCAGGGTTTGATCGTCGGCAGAATCGGCAGCCGTGCCGGACCAGAGCGAGACGCAGTCGCTTCCCAGTTCGGCAGCTGCTTCGGTCGATCGCCGGAGAAAGTCGACGCGACGAGCGCGGGCCTCCGCATCGGCAGAGAGCATGGTGGGCTGATGTTTGCGGCGGGGATCGAGCAGGAAGCGAGCACCGGTTTCGATGACCGACGAAAGTTTCAGCCGCTGCAACAGCGCACAGAGGCGGCGGAGATTGGCAGGCCACTCCGGGGCGAAGGGATTGAGTGGACCATGATCGAGCGTGATGGCCACGCTGCGGTAACCCAGGTCG
Above is a window of Anatilimnocola aggregata DNA encoding:
- a CDS encoding sugar phosphate isomerase/epimerase family protein — encoded protein: MRLGYNTNGWAHHDPFEAIELIADLGYRSVAITLDHGPLNPFAPEWPANLRRLCALLQRLKLSSVIETGARFLLDPRRKHQPTMLSADAEARARRVDFLRRSTEAAAELGSDCVSLWSGTAADSADDQTLLDRLAASLATLIPIAELLQVDIGFEPEPGMFIDSMSRFQRLLEWVDSPRLQVTLDLGHLYCQGEVPIADYIARWSSRIVNVHVEDMRAGVHEHLMFGEGEMEFPPILAALGRTNYRGGVHVELSRHSHEAPTAAAQAYAFLAPLVQPFAGDL